CAATGCTATAATGATCACCCTCTTTGTGCATACATGCACAAAGACAGATACTGAGAAAGAATATTGCTGGGTTAAATGTTGTACACATTTAATGAATACTGCCAAGTTTTCCTCCCAAATGAATGCACCTGTTTACACTCTTAACAGCAGCGTATGAGATTCTTCCCCCCATATCCATGCCCTTACATCATGTTGCCAAATTGTAAATCTCAGACAGTTTAATGGGCAAACACAATATCTAATTGTTTTACTTTGCCTTTCCATCATTAATGGTGAGACTGAACTTTCTTCCATACATTTGTTGGTAATTTGTAGTTTGCctatgagttttatttttctattggactttttgtttttttaaattggttgTTATATGTTCTTTATGTATCCTAGATCCTAATCGTTTTACATATATGTTGCAAgacatatattaattttatgtgtcaacttgactaaaTTCATGAAAACGTACTGTGTACAAGATGTTTTTCTCTATAAATctcattgaatatttttaaatattaatattaaattaatgtTTTCCTTACCTTTATAGATTATTGTTTAACTTTGTAGTGTTAAAGTTTCAAATCTGATACACTCTTTCCTCCAGTGGCTTCAGATTAGgtgttttatttaagaatatcTTTTCTGCACCAAAGTTATAAAGGcttctcctgtattttcttctactgCTTTTTGCTTCTCCTTTTTATGATTagatttggaatttatttttgtgaatgatATAAACTGGGGATTCTAATCTAATACCAGTGGTAATCAATTTCTACTTTGAAAACATGGAGTATGAGATATTTACATAATAGAGGATATATTTACATACAAAAGATATAATCCATATGTGATACGATCTGAATTCTGTCAGTGCAGTTATCTGGTCCTTCATTTGTCAATGATTTTTTGAGTTACTGCTCTTACAAGATGCTCTGGTAGGTatatggaacagaatggagaataaGAAAGATGTAATATCTGTTCTCGTTGATCTAACTTTcatgggttgtgtgtgtgtatgatatgAAGGAGttggggaagaagaaaacagtttaAATAACTTACTCTATTCACTAACTGTGGTTATTTAATTatgattaattaaattaattataattgttGTAAGTTCTCCAAAGGAGAAATATAGAGTGCTATGAGAACTTGTAACTGGAGGTCCTAATCCTGGCGGTGGTGCTGGTAGAGAGGTAGTTAGGGAAAGCTTTCTTGAATAGTGACATTTGAACTGAGTCTGTGGAATGCCTGGACAAGCTGAGGCTGGGGGTGAGGTTGGGAGATGGGGTATAAACCAAAAAGGGTCTGAGACATATCTCAATtgatttagaggtttattttgctgaGGTTGAGGATGCACCATGGAAAAGTAGACACAAGTTACAGTGGGATCTGTGGcctgtgctttttccaaagagggttttgaggacttcaatatttaaaggagaaagagcagacaggagaggaaggaggaaagaaaaaaaggggaggTTAGACAGCTAGCAAGAAGTCCCATTCTTGTGAAGCTCTGATCAGTGCTCAGCAATCCACGTTTTACATCTGAAAAACAAGTAGTGGGGACAAAGTCAGTTATGCATAGATCTGCATTTTCTATAAGGTATAGTAAATGTGAAATAAAGTAAACATGTCTAGAAACAAAAGGGATTTCAGAAACAAACATGTTTAGAAACAAAAAGTATGtgtttagaaacaaaacaaaaggaaggcaGTTTTTGCGTGATTCAGTTCCCAAGCATAGCTTTTCCCTTTGGCAcagtgagtttggggtcccaagattttgttttcctttcactgAGGTGAGTAAAAAAGAATACTTGAAGTAATGGGAAATTGTGTATACCAGAGCTCTGAAATGGGAAGGAGCTTGGTGTACTGGAGAAACTGAGAGGAGACCGGTGTGGCTGTGGTCTGAGAGCAATAGCGGAATTTGTGAGACCTGATACTGTAGACAGAGATCAGACCTAATAGACTAATGGTCTTATAGGTCGAATTAACTGCTAAAATTAATGAGAAGCTGgtagggtatggtggctcacacctataatcccagcactttgggaggttgaggctggtggaacacctgagcttaggagttcgagaccagcctaggaaacatggtgaaaccctctctctacaaaaaaatacacacacacacgcacacacttagctaggcgtggtggcatacatctgtggtcccagctacttgggaggctgaggtgggaggatcacttgaacccaggaggtggaggttgcaatgagtcaaggtcacgccactgcactccagcctgggcagcagagtgagactctgtctccaataaataaataaataaataaataaataaataaataaataaaataaaattaatggaaagccattggagtttttttttttattaattgagCAACATGATTAGATATGCACCTTTGTAAGGTCTTTCTGGTCACCGAGGAGAATGAGGGGACCATGAGTGGATGAGAAGAGATAACTTAAGAAGCTATTACTGTAGATCAGGTACTTGGACTAAAGCAATAATAGTAGATATGGAGGGCATTGggttatttctttaaaactattTGATGCAGAGCAAAGAACTAATTGTTAGAAAGATGGTTATTGTTAGAAAAATTgttagaggccgggcgcagtggccgaagcctgtaatcccagcactttgggaggccgagacaggcggatcacgaggtcaggagatcgagaccatcctggctaacatggtgaaaccctgtctactacaaaatacaaaaaactagccaggcgaggtggcgggcacctgtagtcccagctacttgggaggctgaggcaggagaatggtgtaaacccgggaggcggagcttgcagtaagctgagatctggccactgcgctccagcctgggcgacagagcgagactccgtctcaaaaaaaaagaaagaaaaattgttagaAAATAGGATAGAGAGAGGTTATTTTCCAAAAGTTGAAGAAATGGCAGGGGCAATTTTAGTGAAGTGAGCCCATCTGAAAGTTTGCATAGGAGTTCCACTCTCCTAGTTGTTCAATCCAAGTCTGACTGAACACCAGGTATAGAAAGTGAATGGTTCTGGAAGCTATGTGTACATGGCATTTTTGTAATTAGAGTCATTTAGACTTGCAAGAAGAATCTGTAATTCAAAGTGACTTGGTGGTGACCCACTTGGTCAGGCACTAGATTAGATACCTTGGTAAGTATATAATTATCTGCATTCAAATGTGTCTGTATTATGctttatattttctcatatttgatTTTTACACTCTGATCCCCAAGTTAGTTGGTCATTTGTGAATACCATGGAGTGATAAGGTCCTGATAAAAACAGAGGTGGCTTTAGAGATATACCTTAAGGAAGACAGCAGGAAATCTAGTCTGAGACACGTTGAGAAAAATGGTCTGTAGCTGGATAAGCTTGGAAAAGATCATATACTCTATCCTCTTCTTGGAAATTTATAATGTATGCGAAGATCcgtagaaatgaaaaacaaagctgAGTTTATTACTTGACATGTAAGGGAGAGCTATATCATTCAATGTGATGGGAGTGAGTCTTTCTGAGTTAAAAGAGGAAAGATGAAATCTAGGATAAGAACTGAAAGTTTTGCTCCAATAAGGCAGGATCTTGAAGACTATCATTGGTTAAGTAGAGGATTGTAAAGTATTATTTTGGAATGGCAATTGCTCTGGTTTTCAATAATTATGggacaggtctttttttttttcttccaacttttgtTTTGGGTCGAGGGAGTACATATGTAGGTTTGTTATAGGGGTAAATTGCTTGTCACTGAGGTTTGATgcacaaatgatcccatcacccaagtagtgagcacagtatccaataggtagttttttgattctctcactcttctccctccctccaccctcaagtaggccccagtgtctgttgtctccttggtgtccatgtgtactcaatgtttagctcctacttgtaagtgagaacatgtggtatcttgttttctgttcctgtgttaatttgtttacaataatggcttccagctccatctattttgctgcaaaagacaggatgtcattcttttttgtggccacatagtattccatggtatatatgtactacattttctttatccagtccatcattgaggggtatttaggttgattccatgtctttgctattgtggaatagtgctgcagtgaacatatgtgtacatgtgtctttatggttgaatgatttatattcctttgcgtttatacccagtaatgggattgctgggtcaaatagcaATTCTGTTTTACATtcaagaaatctccaaattgctttccacagtagctgaactaatttacattcccaccagcagtgtatatgCATTCCCCTTTgtctgcaaccttgccagtatctgttatttctcttttactttttaataataggcattctgactggtatgagatgatatcccactgtagttttgatttgtatttctttaatgattagtgatgttgggcattttttcccTTGAATTTGTTGGtcacgtgtatgtcttcttttgagaagtgtctgttcatgtcatttgcccattttttaatggaattgtttgtttttttgcttgttgaattgtttaagttccttatagattctggatattagacttttgtcaggtgcataatttgcaaatattttctcccattctgtagattggctgtttactctattgatagtttcttttgctgtgcagaagctccttagtttaattaggtcccacttgtcaatttttatttttgctgcagTTGCCtttggagtcttcatcatgaaatctttgccaggaccTATGTCCAGTATggtattttctatgttttcttctagggtttttatagttttaggttttatatttaagtctttactccatcttgagttgatttttgtacagagtgaaaggaaggaatccagttttaAACTTCCGCATATGGCTAACCAattgtcccagcatcatttattgaatagggagtcctttccccattgcttgtttttgtcaactttgttgaagatcagatggctgtaggtgtgtggctttatttctggattttctgacTGGTTCCATTggtttctgtgtctgtttctgtatGGGCATAAGTCTTAATGAATTCCAAGATGGAATGAATAAAGTTATGTTGGGTTCAGAGTCATATAGGAGGTACTTTTATACACATATGTTTgagatttggaaatttttttctctaacttaGTGTTATGGATTCTTAGAAGTTCGATAATGAAGGAACCTACTTAACCTTTTCTAACCCTGCATTCCCCCCACCCAGTTTGAATTCTGAGTCCTGTTTATGAATATCCTGTGGCATCATGAAAATACTGCTTTACTGAAGTGTGtgcattttcaaaaacaaattctCTCTGAAGTTAATTGTTAAAGATTTGTTTCAGGTCTATCCAGGTGCTCAACTTTGTCATTAAAGTTATTGATACTGGAAAAATAATATCCAGGGATCTGGGTAGGTTGTGTGTGATATTGTTTGAATGGATCTCTGTGTAATTCCTTACTCTGCCGGAGAAAAGTAGAATAGGAAAGACATTTTGGCTTTAGAGACCTGAGAAACAGTAGGGTACAATGTGAGGTCTCAAGTTCTGTCTTGTCTCTGTGACCAGGGctccttttctttaaaacagcACTCTACCTTCTCTCGACACTGGAGGCCGCCCACAATCTCTTTCATGTCTTTGCCTCCCCTGTAGGTGAGGGAAAGTCAGATCTTAGGCATAGTTCCCTGGAAGTCTTCTTATAATTCGTATCATTCTTGATGTTCAGGAGGCTTCACCGTTGGATAGACTTCTGTAACTCTAGCATTTCCAACTCCTAGAACTAATACCCCTGCAGACTACTAtaatacccacacacacacacgcacacacacacgttttttcCCGGTAGAATCAGTACCAGGAACATAGCTTGGTATACGATATCAATATATCAGTAAGACGTAAACATGCATGAATAAACGTTGtctattttaagttttatgaatTAAAGCCTCATGATATTCTCACACctgttcttccctccttccccctcttctTGGATCTGCCAAAATGTTTTTATCCTACCCTTTGTCTGCCATTAGACATGAAACCCTTAAGGTCATAGGCTAGGCCCAGAAAAACTAATATTTATGAGATTTGaaggccaatttttaaaaactttttaaaaacaataatatagCCCAGATGTTCCAATACCTCTAGATTTAGGTTACCTTGAGTACTTGCCCAAGCCCCTGCAAATGTGAAGTGCTTCCTAAAATTTCTGCATATTCTGTGGCCATCTCTGTGATATTCTCTGTGGGCTGTTTCTAATCCAAACTATATAATTCCAGACATGAAACTTTATTCCTCCTtgactcacacacaacacacacatacatgaatgCATGTAACATGCATGTTCTGTTCATACATGCATTTGGTAATATAGGAGACTTTACTGAAGGTTTGAGGGCAAGACAGATCAACATTGTAGACATGTGACTTCAAACCGAGCATTAGGCATCTCCGTTCTTAAACTGCTTTTTAGGTGCCCTGACTCTGGGGAATTTCCACTGACTTCTTCCCACAGACTCCTCTGCTTTGCTCCATTTTGgggttccttttttcttcctttctctgtcatttcttttttggaaaatattaaatgttacctttttttttttttttttctcattcagggCACTCTAAACCATTCTTTGATGATAGAGCTCATGATAATATTGATGTCCTTAGGTTCGCTCTCTTCCTTTACTTCCAAATGATCTATTTCTCCTGCACAGCTCCCAGACAGTTCCCTCTCTAAGAGAAAATCAGGTACAGCAGTTGAGATAATAATATGTTTGCCtcattacattttgttttgaattttcaaTTCAACATTAAAAGGAATGTGCAGTGTTGATGAAaggagtcaaactctgtaaaatattggaagagatttattctgagcccaATACAAGTGAACATGGCCTGTGgtacagccctcaggagatcttgagaacatgtgcccaaagtggttGGACCACAGCTTGGATTTATACACTTTAGAGAGACATGAGATATCAGTCAGATACATTTATAGAAACACATTGTTTCTATCCAGAAAagcaggacaacttgaagtgggggatggggggcttccaggttataggtagatttaaacattttctgattggcaattcgttcaaagagttattatcaatagaaaggaatatcTGGGTTATGATAAGGAGTTGTGGAGACCAGTTTTATCATGCAAATGCAGCTTCCAGGTAGTaagcttcagagagaataaattgtacatttgtaaatgtttcttatcagacttaaggtctgtgttgatgttaaatgctggtcagcttttcctgaattccaaaagggagaagggcataatgaggcatgtctgacccctTCTTCCTGTCATGATgtgaaccagtctttcaggttaactttggagtGCCCTGTCCAAGAGGAGGAGTCCATTCAGATGATTGAGGGacccttagaattttattttttgtttacagcagtcatcttttttttttttttttttttttttttttttttttttaagccatagTTTAATGGTCTTTTAATGCTAGTTTTTCTTTACTCTTGGGAAGGGACATATCTAATACTCATTATCACAAACTGAATCACCTGCATTATCATTGCCTAAAAAGATATCTTACCTAAAGACAAAGTCTGATCAGTAGGTTTGTAGCCTACTTTGAGGGACTTTGCACACTAACCCTGAAACCAGCCCAATTGTCCCATACAAAAGatatttatggatttttaaatgaacacagaaattgacactctgtcttaaaacctgaaacttacatttgtcttaactgagttccttcctcaggaaactgACTCTTGGGCAAAAGACTGAAGCCCACTAGATCACCCATCCAGACAACAAGATGCCTGgcccctcattcatcatgatgGCTTCCTTACCCTCCCTAATTCCTATTTTCTCACCTTACCAACTCTTCTTCCTTACCCTTCTCTAATTCCTattctccctcccttccactATATATAAAACCTCCCAATTTTAGGCATttggggagatggatttgagactttaCCTCCCATTTTTCTTGGCTGCAGCATTCagttaaagccttcttccctggcaatgcTCAGTGACTCGGTGATCGATGTTCTGTGCAGCAAGCACCAGGACCTGACCGAACCCTGGGGGTTTCAGTGACAAGCTACATGTGAACCCTGAGCTTCATGTAACCTTGGGGCTGCATTTTCCAGTAGGAAAGCGTTTCTAGATATATTGGCTCTGAGACTTTTCCTAGCTTCCTAGGCACTTGGTCTACTTATATTGGAGCCCAGGAACTGCTATAATCCATGAACTGTAAATGGAAACTTTTTATAAGATGTTCTCAAGTTTTGGTATTATCTGAGGATGAACACCTCTAAGTTTAtctaaaaatttgtattatttcaagATGGAAGTCCCCTTATTGAGATATTATCAAACACAAAGCTGATTCATTTCAAACATTTTAGAAGGAACATTAGAATTATTAGAAGTCTGTAACGTGCTTCTCTTATGATGAAGATGATAGGAACTAAGAAAATGAGATGTGGAACGTTTTATATTTTTGACAAGAAGATGAAGCAAAGAGGGTGGTCATAAACAAAGAGGGAGACAGGattctttgtacatttttaaagttgttgACTTTTGTGCCTGACCTTAGTGGTTTCTACTTTCATTTACTATTGACAAGTCCACAGTTCTACTTCATGCATCTGAGGATATCCTGAGATTTCCTTGTTGAAGAATTACATTGTTTCTTCTCAAGAAAAACTCCTAGTTCATTTACATGTAACAAGTTCTCATAGGAGATCCTAACCATGATGGTTTGCTTTTGCATCTTTATCTTACTATAGCATTTAATCAGAACTTCTGGGATTTGGGGGGAGCCTGTTTTACCAAACTTCTCCAAAATCCTCACTCAACTTTAATTGTTTTTTATCTGCATTATGCTCATTTTGATGTGTTGCATGTTTTACTTTGCATGACCAGTCTTTGGGCAAGTCATTGCCTTTCTTAAGGCTCCCTTCACCTCCTTGTTTCTAATGGTATAAATAAAGGGAGTCAGAAGCGGGGTGAGGATAGTATTTAGCACAGACACCACCTTATTAATCTTAAAGGAGGAGTGTGCTGTAGGTCTTAGGTACATGAACAGAACAGCCCCATAGAGCAGGGATACAACTGTCAGGTGCGAGGCACAGGTAGAGAAGGCCTTCTGGCGGCCCGTGGCTGAAGGAATCCGTAGGATTGTGAACAGAATGTAGATATAAGAAATCATATTAAAAAGAAGTGACCCTGGGATCACAAGGACAGTTGCCAGGACACCCAGGAGTTCCAAAATGCTGGTGTCTATGCAGGCGGCTTTCAAAATGGGTCCAACATCACAGTAGAAATGATTGATAACATTATTGCCGCAGAACGGCAACTGGATGAGCAGCATCATCTGACAAAAGACAGTGGTGAAGCCCACCACCCAGGAGCTCAGGGCCAGCTGCAGGCAGAGTTTGCTGGTCATGATGGTGGGGTAGCGAAGGGGCTTGCAGATGGCCAGGTAGCGGTCAAAAGACATGATAGTGAGGATCGAGAACTCGGTGGTGCccaggaagaagtggaagaaGGCCTGCAGCAGGCAGCAGGAAATGCAGATTACCGTTCTTGCCACTACAAAGGTTTCTAGCAGTTTGGGGATGACTGTGGTGGTGTACCAGATCTCTAGGAAAGACAAATTACAAAGGAAGAAGTACATTGGAATCTGTAGCCTGGGCACAGCCCACACAATGGCAATAATAAGCCCATTGCCTGTAAGGGTTAATATGTAGATGAGaaatattgctataaagagaGGTGTTTGTAGGCCTTGGATAACAGGAAAGCCTAGGAGGATGAATTCTGTGATTACCGTCCCATTTCTCATGTCCCTTGATACCCTAGAAAGACAAGCAAGAAAGCTCCTGAGAATCTTAGAGCACAGTTGATTATAGTTGGGACAAAAAATAAGGAGGATTCTGACTATGTCAGGTCCTCCCTCATccacatataaatacacactgGCCAATCCTTCTTTACTGATGACTTGGCTGGTTCTTTTGTCAGCAAAACCAGCTTCTAATGGACTTTGAATGTATTAAATACACTTCATGAATGCAAAGTATTTTTTCACCCTTATACAACTCTGAGAATAATCATGTTAAATGTGGTTGCTTGTTGTCAATTATTCATATGACTATTTTAAATGCATAGTGTATATAAcaatgtatgtacatacacatggCTGTGAGTTCATAAGAAATTAATCCCTACTCTCAGAGTCTGAAAAATAGTTACTGATTATGTTACAGATACATTTAAGGAAGCCATtattgtgtgtgggtgtgagtgtgtttATTGAAATAGCCTCAAATCATTGCTATTATATTAGTGGTGAGATACAAGTTAGATAACAGAACAGGTGTTTTTCTAAAAATCCACTTCCATATTCTAGTTCAGACTCCTTTGTTAAAGGaatcaaaaataacatttaaaactaaatgaataaaactgTTTAGGAAGTAGAGAGATATATTCAACTCAAATTCAAAATTTCAGAATGAGCTGGGTCAAAGCCTGTTACGTGGAAGTACCTAATAAATGTATATGGGATAAAGATCTGCAGACACTAATCTCCAAAAGTGAAAGGTTAGCAAATGCTAAGGATAACAAAATGGGAACTCTGAAAAGTACATTTTTGTCAAAACTTTTTTTGTGACTAAATGTCTTTTTATACCAAGTAAAGTATTTCTATTTGTATATGTAAATTCATAGGCTGAGAACATCCTTTCTGTTCTACTAAAATTCAGCAGAAAATAGTAAAACTACTTCCTTTCTTATTGAGGCTAGTCTTCCATATGGGTTTCCTTTGAAATGGGTAAGATAAATTACCGTGAAATGAATTTCACAATTTTCAAAGTGCGTGAGAAACTTAGCATGAAGGAGGCAACTTACAGGTCATTGATAGGTTGTTTCATTCTTCCCTCTTGTGAGATAACTGTAATTCTCTGAGGGCTTGCTTAGGGAAGAAAAACACTTCCATTTTCTCCCACCTCTTTTCTAGACAAGGAAAAGATTCTTTGTCTACAATGTCGCAAGCTCTAGTGCGTTTCCACAAAACGATGAGAGACAGAGAAGTATTTGAATTTGCACTAATGGCCAATATAACTGGCTGCGAACCTGGTCTCTTTCTATAGGATAGGTATGGAATTATCTTCATTCCCCATGCAGAGAAGAGTGGCAATCTCTATAGCTCAATATCATATTTCCAAGGGCTTCACATTCTACCATTTGGAGAATTAGACCTATGAATTCCACAAGCATTTGTTGAGAGCTTACTATGCTTCAAGTCCTGCTAGGCAATTAAAGAGCttatcagatagatagataggcagatagatagatagatagatagatagatagatagatagatagagatagatagatagatagattagatagatagatagatagatagatagatagatagatactatatatagtataataattACAACATGACTCAGTGAGGGAAAGTGTAGAGTTGTGCACAGATTGTTTTAAGAACACTTAGAAGGGACTCTTCACCCATCTTTAGCAGGGGTTAAGGAAGTTTTTCTAAACAAGGAGAGGACTA
Above is a genomic segment from Chlorocebus sabaeus isolate Y175 chromosome 1, mChlSab1.0.hap1, whole genome shotgun sequence containing:
- the LOC103248712 gene encoding olfactory receptor 6X1, with amino-acid sequence MRNGTVITEFILLGFPVIQGLQTPLFIAIFLIYILTLTGNGLIIAIVWAVPRLQIPMYFFLCNLSFLEIWYTTTVIPKLLETFVVARTVICISCCLLQAFFHFFLGTTEFSILTIMSFDRYLAICKPLRYPTIMTSKLCLQLALSSWVVGFTTVFCQMMLLIQLPFCGNNVINHFYCDVGPILKAACIDTSILELLGVLATVLVIPGSLLFNMISYIYILFTILRIPSATGRQKAFSTCASHLTVVSLLYGAVLFMYLRPTAHSSFKINKVVSVLNTILTPLLTPFIYTIRNKEVKGALRKAMTCPKTGHAK